A single genomic interval of Nostoc commune NIES-4072 harbors:
- a CDS encoding transposase, with amino-acid sequence MNNYAPQPKNNKPKYKGKYRIDSTRLPAWSYASNAGYFVTICTDGKKCFFGEVVQGEMQLSQIGEIAQKVWYEIPNHFSNCQIDSFCVMPNHIHGILIINQIREEGVMNQIQEEDAMNQIREEGVMNQIQEEDAMNRVSTRGDDQRGGVTGLFNPMLSKNSLSKIVRWYKGRCTFEINQIYEGFRWQGRFHDNIIRDEFALDKIRQYIINNPIN; translated from the coding sequence ATGAATAATTACGCTCCTCAACCAAAAAACAACAAACCCAAATACAAAGGTAAATATCGAATTGATTCAACCCGTTTGCCAGCATGGAGTTATGCCAGTAATGCTGGATATTTCGTTACTATTTGCACCGACGGTAAAAAATGCTTTTTTGGTGAGGTTGTACAGGGTGAAATGCAGCTATCACAAATTGGAGAAATTGCTCAGAAAGTGTGGTACGAGATTCCTAATCATTTTTCTAATTGCCAGATAGATTCGTTTTGCGTCATGCCTAATCATATTCATGGGATTTTGATTATTAATCAAATACGAGAAGAAGGCGTGATGAATCAAATACAGGAAGAAGACGCGATGAATCAAATACGAGAAGAAGGCGTGATGAATCAAATACAAGAAGAAGACGCGATGAATCGCGTCTCTACAAGGGGGGATGATCAACGGGGTGGGGTTACTGGGTTGTTTAACCCGATGTTGTCTAAAAATTCCCTTTCTAAAATTGTTAGGTGGTACAAAGGACGATGTACATTTGAAATTAATCAAATTTATGAAGGTTTTAGATGGCAAGGAAGGTTCCATGACAACATAATTCGTGATGAATTCGCCCTCGATAAAATCAGACAATATATTATCAATAACCCAATCAATTAG
- the cax gene encoding calcium/proton exchanger yields the protein MPTALKNIQTKNLISIGLLVFVPIAIVAEKLEWDALIVFGLSAVAIIPLAVWLSQATEEIAVVLGPSIGGLLNAVFGNATELIIALVALKAGLVDIVKASITGAIISNLLLVMGLSMLLGGLRYKEQTFQPMAARVNGSTMTLAVTAIVLPAMVITTSNVVEQSAITNLSIFVAVILIVVYGFTLLFSLKTHSYLYDVGVVELEGVSKDEAATEQDKYSKPNLSLWVGVLLVATIGIAFVSEIFVGAVEEATKGLGLTPLFTGVILLPLVGGAAEYVTAVRVAIKNNMDLSVSVAMGSSLLVALLVAPLLVLVGQVIGQPMDLNFNLFEVVAVIIAVVIANLISLDGRSNWLEGMLLLATYAVLGAAFYFHPV from the coding sequence ATGCCAACCGCACTCAAAAATATACAAACTAAAAACCTAATTTCAATTGGTTTGCTAGTTTTCGTTCCTATTGCTATTGTGGCAGAAAAGTTAGAATGGGATGCATTAATAGTATTTGGACTTTCAGCAGTTGCAATTATTCCGTTAGCAGTTTGGCTGAGTCAGGCGACAGAAGAAATTGCTGTGGTTTTAGGGCCTTCTATCGGAGGCTTGTTAAATGCAGTCTTTGGTAATGCAACTGAGCTAATTATTGCTCTAGTAGCTCTCAAAGCAGGCTTGGTAGATATTGTTAAAGCCAGCATCACTGGGGCAATTATCAGTAATTTACTGCTGGTAATGGGGCTATCTATGTTGCTAGGAGGGTTACGCTATAAAGAGCAGACTTTTCAGCCAATGGCAGCGCGAGTCAATGGTTCGACAATGACACTAGCAGTAACTGCAATTGTCCTGCCTGCAATGGTGATCACTACATCTAATGTGGTCGAGCAAAGCGCTATTACTAATCTGTCGATTTTTGTAGCAGTTATTTTAATTGTAGTTTATGGTTTTACGCTGTTATTCTCCTTGAAGACTCACAGCTACCTCTACGATGTTGGGGTTGTAGAACTAGAAGGTGTTTCTAAAGACGAGGCTGCCACAGAGCAAGATAAATATTCAAAGCCAAACTTGAGCCTTTGGGTTGGTGTTTTACTTGTGGCAACGATTGGTATAGCGTTCGTGTCTGAGATTTTTGTCGGTGCAGTTGAAGAGGCAACAAAAGGACTAGGATTGACACCTTTGTTTACCGGAGTAATTTTATTACCACTAGTTGGAGGTGCAGCCGAATATGTAACTGCTGTCCGAGTAGCGATTAAGAATAATATGGATTTGTCAGTATCTGTAGCAATGGGATCGAGTCTACTAGTTGCTTTGTTGGTTGCGCCGCTCCTTGTGCTAGTTGGGCAGGTAATTGGACAACCAATGGATTTAAACTTTAACTTGTTTGAGGTTGTTGCAGTGATCATTGCAGTCGTCATTGCCAACTTAATTAGTTTGGATGGTCGCTCTAACTGGTTAGAGGGGATGTTGCTGCTAGCAACTTATGCTGTACTGGGTGCTGCCTTCTACTTCCATCCAGTTTGA
- a CDS encoding phenylacetate--CoA ligase family protein — protein sequence MNQKSRQQQVIKAFEDFLSTPLETILQRHLNTQTSTALSLFHDVAANVPAYKAFLAEREINPATIQTLEEFQKLPAIAKQNYILRYPLAELCRNGQLQACDMIAASSGSTGKPTFWPRFFTDELQIATRFEQIFHDSFYTDTRRTLAVICFTLGTWVGGMFTSNCCRYLASKGYPITVITPGNNKEEILRVVQELGSAFEQVVLLGYPPFLKDVIDTGIASGVEWQQYQIKLVMAGEVFSEEWRSLVGERVGSQNPCYDFASLYGTADAGVLGNETPLSICIRRFLAENPDAARALFGESRLPTLVQYDPCSRFFEVQDGGLLFSGDNGIPLVRYDILDTGGIISYDAMLQFLAKWGFDPVAALENSPLPTPHSPRGIHQLPFVYVFGRSNFTVSYFGANIYPENVAVGLEQPRIQEWVTGKFVLQVKEDADKNRFLSVVVELGAGVEGSEDRREAIASSILSQLLRLNSEFANYVPAEYQTPQVTLAPMGDFEYFPIGVKHRYTRQ from the coding sequence ATGAACCAGAAATCAAGACAGCAGCAAGTAATTAAAGCATTTGAAGATTTTTTGTCTACCCCCCTAGAAACGATACTGCAACGGCATCTCAACACTCAAACTTCGACAGCTTTGAGTTTATTTCACGATGTAGCGGCTAATGTACCTGCCTACAAGGCTTTTTTAGCAGAAAGGGAAATTAATCCCGCGACTATTCAAACCTTAGAGGAGTTTCAGAAACTACCAGCGATCGCTAAACAAAATTATATACTGCGCTATCCTTTGGCTGAGTTGTGCCGCAACGGGCAACTCCAAGCGTGCGATATGATAGCTGCGTCTTCCGGTTCCACTGGTAAACCGACATTTTGGCCTCGTTTTTTCACAGATGAACTCCAAATCGCCACACGCTTTGAACAGATTTTTCACGATAGTTTCTATACAGATACCAGACGTACCCTAGCAGTGATTTGTTTCACTTTGGGCACTTGGGTAGGTGGAATGTTCACCAGCAATTGCTGTCGTTATCTTGCTAGCAAAGGTTATCCCATTACTGTAATTACCCCTGGTAACAATAAAGAAGAAATCTTGCGAGTTGTCCAAGAATTAGGTTCAGCATTTGAACAAGTGGTGTTATTGGGATACCCGCCATTTTTAAAAGATGTGATTGATACTGGTATCGCTTCTGGTGTGGAGTGGCAGCAATATCAAATTAAGTTAGTGATGGCGGGAGAAGTATTTAGTGAAGAATGGCGGAGTTTAGTTGGTGAAAGAGTTGGTTCACAAAATCCTTGTTATGATTTTGCATCACTTTACGGCACTGCGGATGCAGGAGTTTTGGGCAATGAAACACCTTTAAGTATCTGCATTCGCCGTTTTTTGGCAGAAAATCCCGATGCTGCTAGAGCTTTATTTGGGGAATCACGTTTACCCACATTAGTACAATACGATCCTTGCAGTCGCTTTTTTGAAGTTCAAGATGGCGGATTACTGTTTTCAGGAGATAACGGTATTCCCTTAGTGCGTTATGACATCTTGGATACTGGCGGAATAATTAGTTATGATGCCATGCTGCAATTTTTAGCAAAATGGGGATTTGATCCTGTTGCAGCCTTAGAAAACTCCCCACTCCCCACTCCCCACTCTCCTAGAGGTATTCATCAGCTACCTTTTGTTTATGTCTTTGGGCGTTCTAACTTTACAGTTTCTTACTTTGGTGCAAATATCTATCCAGAAAATGTGGCGGTGGGATTAGAGCAACCAAGAATTCAAGAATGGGTGACGGGTAAATTCGTGTTGCAGGTGAAGGAAGATGCAGATAAGAATCGATTTTTATCAGTGGTTGTGGAATTAGGAGCGGGGGTAGAGGGTAGTGAAGATCGAAGAGAAGCGATCGCATCTTCTATTCTTTCACAACTGCTCCGTCTAAATAGCGAGTTTGCTAATTATGTCCCCGCAGAATATCAAACACCACAAGTTACATTAGCCCCAATGGGTGATTTTGAATATTTCCCCATTGGGGTGAAACATCGTTATACCCGTCAATAG
- a CDS encoding calcium-binding protein translates to MADIIGDNRNNTLIGTFENDAILGLGGDDNLFGRGGNDDLLGGTGNDSLNGEDGNDLLNGDEGDNTLLGGFGDDVLLGGSGNDLLDGEQDDDQLLGRGGDDTLLGGFGNDAFLAGAGNDLLEGGDGNDQLAGEDGKDQLFGGEGVDTLNGGADDDQLDGENGNDNLIGQAGDDTLLGGAGNDRLEGGDGDDQIFGGTGNDTADYSNTTADVTVNLVTGTASGGAGNDVLFNIEQVFGSGFNDSLTGGRGNDTLFGRGGNDLLDAGVGNDVLDGEEGNDIVRGGAGDDILRGGTGNNQLLGGDGVDTVDYLSATAGVTINLATGTATGQGRNDVLLEIERIVGSRFNDTIFGGAGNDFFLSGGDGNDSINGGAGNDRLFGDNGNDTLLGGTNDDFINGGNGNDSLLGGSGIDILLGGAGNDILLGEDGNDSLISREGNDTLLGGNGNDILLGGDGDDQLQGGGGDDQLFGGTGVDTADYLNATAGVTVDLSTGTASGGDGNDVLFNIEQVFGSSFNDSLIGGGNSDTLFGRGGNDTLLGGDSHDFLDGQEGNDLVLGDDGNDSLFGGAGNDQIEGGEGDDTLRGGVGNDTLLGGPGNDVLIGVDTNGSDSPGLGEIDILTGGPGEDQFLLGDATNVFYDDNNGGSSGLADYATISGFNSNEDTIQLKGTLGDYRLQTVGADTSVFLDKSGGELDELIGVVQASSLRLDSDDFLFYEKEDARQGTNNTLATAEQLGTLTSGSEVNTSAQLATLPGNNPDFDFFTFSLANPGTVAISTSNYNGLFPVLGLFNSAGNLQNSSTSQSITASLGAGTYSISVSDFDYFPQNGGTFSSGSFNPGSYTLEVTVA, encoded by the coding sequence ATGGCAGACATTATTGGAGACAACAGGAATAACACTTTAATTGGTACCTTTGAGAATGACGCTATCCTTGGTCTGGGCGGTGATGATAACCTCTTTGGTCGGGGCGGCAATGATGACCTCTTGGGTGGGACTGGCAATGACTCGCTTAATGGCGAGGACGGCAATGACCTTCTCAATGGTGACGAGGGCGACAACACCCTGCTTGGTGGGTTTGGCGATGATGTCCTCCTTGGTGGATCTGGCAATGACCTGCTTGATGGCGAGCAGGATGACGATCAACTCCTTGGCAGAGGCGGTGACGACACCCTGCTTGGTGGGTTCGGTAATGATGCTTTCCTTGCTGGAGCTGGCAATGACCTTCTCGAAGGCGGGGACGGAAATGACCAACTCGCTGGAGAAGACGGTAAAGACCAACTCTTTGGCGGGGAAGGGGTTGACACGCTCAATGGCGGGGCTGACGATGACCAGCTTGATGGCGAGAATGGCAATGACAACTTGATTGGTCAGGCTGGCGATGACACTCTCCTTGGCGGGGCTGGCAATGACCGACTCGAAGGAGGGGACGGGGATGACCAAATCTTTGGTGGGACTGGCAATGATACTGCTGACTATTCAAATACCACTGCTGATGTCACCGTTAACCTAGTGACTGGAACTGCCAGTGGAGGGGCTGGGAATGATGTCCTATTTAATATCGAACAAGTCTTTGGTTCTGGTTTCAACGATTCCCTAACTGGCGGGCGCGGTAATGACACCCTCTTTGGTAGAGGTGGCAATGACCTGCTTGATGCTGGAGTTGGCAATGACGTGCTTGATGGCGAGGAAGGCAACGATATTGTCCGTGGTGGGGCTGGCGATGACATCTTGCGTGGTGGGACTGGCAATAACCAACTCTTGGGTGGAGATGGTGTTGATACTGTTGATTATTTAAGTGCCACTGCCGGAGTCACGATTAACCTTGCCACTGGAACCGCTACAGGGCAGGGCAGGAATGATGTCCTGTTGGAGATTGAAAGAATCGTTGGTTCTAGGTTCAATGACACCATCTTTGGCGGAGCTGGCAATGACTTCTTCCTCAGTGGTGGGGACGGGAATGACTCTATCAATGGTGGGGCTGGTAATGACCGCCTCTTTGGCGATAACGGCAATGACACCCTCCTTGGCGGGACTAACGACGACTTTATCAATGGCGGGAACGGCAATGACTCCCTGCTTGGCGGTAGCGGCATTGACATCCTGCTTGGTGGGGCTGGCAATGACATTCTGCTTGGTGAGGATGGGAATGACTCTCTCATTAGTAGAGAAGGCAATGATACCCTGCTAGGCGGCAACGGCAATGACATTCTGCTTGGTGGAGACGGGGATGACCAACTTCAAGGTGGAGGCGGGGATGACCAACTCTTTGGTGGAACTGGTGTTGATACTGCTGATTATTTAAATGCCACTGCTGGAGTCACGGTTGACCTTAGCACTGGAACTGCCAGTGGGGGAGATGGGAATGATGTCCTATTCAATATCGAGCAAGTCTTTGGTTCTAGTTTTAACGACTCCCTGATTGGAGGAGGCAACAGTGATACTCTCTTTGGCAGAGGCGGCAATGACACCTTGCTTGGTGGGGATAGCCATGACTTTCTTGATGGTCAGGAAGGTAATGACCTCGTCTTGGGCGACGATGGGAATGACAGCCTGTTTGGTGGGGCTGGCAATGACCAAATCGAAGGGGGAGAAGGCGATGACACCCTCCGTGGCGGGGTCGGCAATGACACTCTCCTTGGAGGGCCTGGAAATGATGTCCTCATAGGCGTTGATACTAACGGTTCTGATTCTCCTGGATTAGGGGAGATTGATATCCTAACTGGAGGGCCTGGGGAAGATCAGTTCTTACTTGGAGATGCTACTAATGTCTTTTATGACGATAACAACGGTGGAAGTAGTGGTTTGGCAGACTACGCTACCATCAGTGGCTTCAACTCCAACGAAGATACAATCCAGCTCAAAGGAACACTGGGAGACTATCGCTTGCAGACTGTGGGAGCCGATACAAGCGTATTTTTGGACAAATCAGGGGGAGAGCTAGATGAACTCATTGGTGTTGTGCAAGCGTCGTCTTTGAGGCTTGATAGTGACGACTTCCTGTTCTACGAAAAAGAAGATGCTCGACAAGGAACAAACAACACACTAGCCACTGCTGAGCAGCTAGGTACTTTAACATCAGGTTCAGAAGTTAATACCTCTGCTCAACTGGCAACACTTCCAGGGAACAATCCTGATTTCGACTTTTTCACATTTTCTTTAGCTAACCCAGGAACTGTGGCTATCAGCACGTCGAATTATAACGGTCTCTTTCCAGTTCTCGGCCTATTTAATAGTGCCGGGAACTTACAGAATTCTAGTACTTCTCAATCAATCACCGCTTCACTAGGGGCAGGTACTTACTCCATTTCAGTAAGTGATTTTGATTATTTCCCACAAAATGGCGGGACTTTCAGTTCTGGCTCTTTTAATCCTGGTTCTTATACGCTAGAAGTCACTGTAGCCTAA
- a CDS encoding serine/threonine-protein kinase → MQLYCSKQHTNNGSNRFCTHCGEPLPLAVGQMVDNRYQIIRHLGQGGFGRTYLAEDRNKAHQTCVLKEFAPQVEEKQDLQKAKELFEREANVLKTLQHPQIPRFHASLQVKIGTKDFFFLVQDYVDGDNYYQLLEQRKTQGKTFSEEEIITLLQQILPVLSYIHSRDVVHRDISPDNLIWRRSDNLPVLIDFGGVKQLPASQGFWRTKLVGNNTLLGKKGYAPEEQLRQGKAFFSSDFYSLAVTSLVLLTGKEPQKLYDSYQGIWAWGKEIRVSPQLEAVFKKMLAYKPSDRYQRAEQILKDLPSPAASKSASNSITTKIKTMVVAPGRQRASAVISRFQNKTQAIAKPISWPVWIRPFVMSLGGTAVIVLTGAGTLAVVNAVIRSVTSITIPSISLPQIPQLPNPIGKPVSDKGKNSNLQEIISRRQQLQITEGFFTPFVDDLFYTKKPELKGRSLTSKSEDAGLRDEWSGIADDLLDKLEQANLSTAARRKLGKYSQKDYVTWRRQARSGQFGNYTIDQLTKDANEKFDRLFPDQDRGKLNQQTFGQIWYAIAADQVSKVQSGN, encoded by the coding sequence ATGCAGCTCTATTGCAGTAAACAACACACAAATAATGGTAGTAACCGCTTTTGTACCCATTGTGGTGAACCATTACCTCTTGCTGTGGGACAAATGGTGGATAATCGCTATCAAATTATCCGTCATTTAGGGCAGGGTGGCTTTGGACGCACCTATTTGGCGGAGGATAGAAATAAAGCTCATCAAACCTGTGTGCTCAAGGAATTTGCACCCCAAGTAGAAGAAAAGCAAGATTTACAAAAAGCTAAAGAGTTATTTGAACGAGAAGCAAATGTCCTGAAAACACTCCAGCATCCACAAATTCCCCGTTTTCACGCCTCGCTACAAGTGAAGATAGGCACTAAAGATTTTTTCTTTTTAGTGCAAGATTATGTGGATGGTGATAATTATTACCAATTATTAGAACAGCGTAAAACTCAAGGAAAGACCTTTAGTGAAGAGGAAATAATCACCTTACTGCAACAGATTCTACCCGTGTTATCCTACATCCACTCACGAGATGTAGTTCACCGTGATATCTCTCCTGATAATTTGATTTGGCGACGTTCTGATAATCTACCAGTATTAATTGATTTTGGTGGTGTCAAACAATTGCCAGCTTCTCAAGGTTTTTGGCGCACCAAGTTGGTTGGAAATAACACTTTGCTAGGTAAAAAGGGCTACGCCCCAGAAGAACAGCTACGGCAGGGAAAAGCATTTTTTAGCAGTGATTTCTACTCTTTAGCGGTGACATCACTGGTGTTGCTTACAGGGAAAGAGCCGCAAAAATTATACGACAGCTATCAGGGAATTTGGGCGTGGGGAAAGGAAATCCGAGTTAGTCCGCAACTGGAAGCAGTGTTCAAAAAGATGCTGGCTTATAAACCGAGCGATCGCTATCAACGAGCCGAGCAAATACTCAAAGATTTACCATCGCCAGCTGCTAGTAAATCTGCAAGTAATTCTATTACTACCAAGATTAAAACGATGGTAGTTGCTCCGGGAAGACAACGCGCCAGTGCTGTTATAAGTAGATTCCAGAACAAAACGCAAGCGATAGCAAAACCTATATCTTGGCCTGTTTGGATTCGTCCTTTTGTGATGAGTTTAGGGGGAACAGCTGTAATTGTCTTAACTGGTGCAGGCACTTTGGCGGTGGTAAATGCAGTGATTCGGAGCGTAACTTCAATTACTATTCCATCAATTTCATTACCGCAAATTCCCCAATTACCAAATCCAATCGGTAAACCAGTCAGCGACAAAGGAAAAAATAGTAATCTTCAGGAAATTATCAGTCGTCGTCAACAGCTACAAATAACTGAAGGATTTTTTACTCCCTTCGTAGATGATTTATTTTATACAAAAAAACCAGAATTAAAGGGACGTAGCCTAACATCTAAATCTGAAGACGCTGGTTTACGAGATGAATGGTCTGGTATCGCTGACGATTTATTAGATAAACTAGAACAGGCTAATCTCAGTACAGCAGCTCGTCGAAAATTGGGTAAATATAGTCAAAAAGATTATGTAACATGGAGACGGCAAGCGCGATCGGGGCAGTTTGGGAACTATACAATTGATCAGCTAACCAAAGACGCAAATGAAAAATTTGATCGGTTGTTTCCCGATCAGGATCGTGGGAAACTCAATCAACAGACTTTCGGTCAAATTTGGTATGCGATCGCAGCCGATCAAGTTAGTAAAGTACAATCTGGCAATTAA